A genomic region of bacterium contains the following coding sequences:
- a CDS encoding ATP-binding cassette domain-containing protein has protein sequence MTDLMLSVKNIYKSFGSSAVLSGIDLEFKRGERVALIGPSASGKSVFLKILARVYQAELGEINYEAGVRFGFLFQEGALFDSQTVLENVAFPLFENNPELTRNEVYDRAFDALKKVGVAKAYAKYPSQISGGMQRRVGIARAIVAAPDVLLLDDPTGGLDPVTASVIMELIATLHSQYNPLVIMVSHDLRRLLPRSERLIGLFAGKVIYDGQFDGEALSHAPSALTHFISQRYDLNPSDRKSDNHATQP, from the coding sequence ATGACAGATCTTATGCTTAGCGTTAAAAATATTTACAAGTCTTTTGGCTCGTCCGCGGTTTTGTCTGGTATTGATCTTGAGTTTAAGCGTGGCGAGAGAGTTGCCTTAATTGGTCCATCGGCAAGTGGAAAAAGTGTTTTTTTGAAAATTCTAGCCCGGGTGTATCAAGCTGAGTTAGGGGAAATTAACTATGAAGCAGGCGTGCGCTTTGGTTTCCTCTTTCAAGAGGGAGCCTTATTTGATTCGCAGACTGTGCTTGAAAACGTAGCCTTCCCGCTTTTCGAAAATAACCCTGAGCTTACCCGCAATGAGGTATATGATCGGGCCTTTGATGCGTTAAAAAAAGTTGGCGTTGCAAAAGCCTACGCAAAATACCCGAGTCAAATTAGTGGCGGCATGCAGCGCCGTGTGGGGATTGCACGGGCGATTGTTGCTGCGCCAGATGTGTTGCTATTAGATGACCCGACTGGTGGTTTGGACCCTGTAACAGCAAGTGTGATTATGGAATTGATTGCCACACTACATAGTCAATACAATCCTTTAGTAATTATGGTGAGTCACGACCTGCGTCGACTTTTGCCACGTTCAGAGCGACTGATTGGCTTATTCGCTGGTAAAGTTATCTATGATGGACAATTTGACGGTGAGGCGCTAAGTCATGCTCCCTCAGCGCTTACGCACTTTATCTCTCAACGCTACGACCTAAATCCAAGCGATCGAAAAAGCGATAATCACGCGACGCAACCTTGA
- a CDS encoding adenosylhomocysteinase, translating into MKQDLHTDYKVADMSLAEWGRKEIELAENEMPGLMAVRKQYGAKQPLKGARIAGCLHMTIQTAVLIETLIELGAAVRWSSCNIFSTQDHAAAAIAAKNIPVFAWKGETEEEYWWCVEESLKFSGPNGTTQGPNMILDDGGDLTIVVHEKYPEMLKDIVGISEETTTGVNRLYRMLAEGKLKCPAINVNDSVTKSKFDNLYGCRESLADGIKRATDIMVAGKTVVICGYGDVGKGCAQSMRGFGARVLITEIDPICALQAAMAGFEVLTMEEAAPLADIVVTATGCDHVVTAKHMQLMKNESILCNIGHFDSEIEVSWLMQTSGIKRINIKPQVDRFVLPSGKSIILLAEGRLVNLGCATGHPSFVMSCSFTNQVLAQISLWTERDKYPVGVHVLPKHLDEQVARLHLEKLNVKLTKLTEKQAEYLGVKIEGPYKPDHYRY; encoded by the coding sequence ATGAAACAAGATCTTCATACCGATTATAAAGTCGCAGACATGTCACTTGCTGAATGGGGTCGCAAGGAAATTGAACTCGCAGAAAATGAAATGCCCGGCTTAATGGCTGTGCGTAAACAATACGGCGCAAAGCAACCACTCAAAGGTGCGCGCATTGCGGGCTGCTTGCATATGACCATTCAAACTGCAGTTTTAATTGAAACTTTAATTGAACTTGGCGCTGCTGTGCGTTGGTCGAGCTGTAATATCTTTTCGACACAAGACCACGCTGCTGCCGCGATCGCTGCAAAGAATATCCCAGTATTTGCTTGGAAGGGTGAAACGGAAGAGGAATATTGGTGGTGTGTTGAAGAGAGTCTAAAATTCTCTGGTCCAAATGGCACAACCCAGGGTCCAAATATGATCCTCGATGACGGTGGAGATTTAACGATTGTCGTTCACGAAAAATATCCAGAAATGCTTAAGGATATTGTTGGTATTTCTGAAGAAACAACAACAGGAGTAAATCGCCTCTATCGTATGTTGGCTGAGGGTAAGCTTAAGTGCCCAGCTATTAACGTAAATGACTCGGTCACTAAATCTAAATTTGACAACCTCTACGGTTGTCGTGAATCGCTTGCTGATGGCATCAAACGTGCAACGGATATTATGGTTGCCGGTAAAACCGTTGTAATTTGTGGCTACGGAGATGTTGGTAAGGGTTGCGCGCAGTCAATGCGTGGTTTTGGTGCGCGTGTTTTGATTACAGAAATCGACCCAATTTGTGCGCTGCAAGCAGCCATGGCTGGGTTTGAAGTTCTCACTATGGAAGAGGCTGCACCGCTTGCTGATATCGTTGTCACAGCGACTGGATGCGATCATGTCGTGACAGCCAAGCACATGCAGTTGATGAAAAATGAATCAATCCTTTGTAATATTGGACACTTTGATTCGGAAATAGAAGTTTCATGGTTAATGCAAACTTCGGGAATTAAACGCATCAACATCAAGCCGCAAGTTGACCGCTTTGTATTGCCTAGCGGGAAATCAATCATTCTCTTAGCTGAAGGTCGGCTCGTAAACTTAGGTTGCGCAACTGGGCATCCTAGTTTTGTGATGTCCTGCTCATTTACAAATCAAGTGCTAGCGCAGATCAGTCTCTGGACTGAACGCGATAAATATCCAGTCGGCGTGCATGTGTTGCCAAAGCACCTTGATGAGCAAGTCGCGCGCCTACATCTCGAAAAGCTGAATGTCAAGCTCACCAAGCTAACTGAGAAGCAAGCCGAGTATTTAGGTGTGAAGATCGAAGGACCCTATAAGCCGGATCATTATCGGTATTAG
- the sppA gene encoding signal peptide peptidase SppA: MSFGKKLFSCLSWITVISWSVLGVVILALVGTLASGIFFLSQSGDEDGKIGIVPAHSVGVVELSGEIMESKKIIKDLDRFSRNKEIKALVVKIDSPGGAVGASEEIFRAIKRVDAVKPVICSLGNIAASGGLYASMGCRKIYTQNGTLTGSIGVIMMMPNVSEIVAKLGFQMNIVKSGRFKDTGSPFRKMTEDDQSLIQGLINQTYEQFVKVISESRKIPVEDVKKFADGRIILGEQSVALKLADVVGDLHDAANDALTQAGEPNQKPHLVYPPKKKGIMGFVEGAEESVFFRLFRMLSGPKIYYLALS; encoded by the coding sequence ATGAGTTTCGGTAAAAAATTATTTTCTTGTCTTTCCTGGATTACGGTTATTTCTTGGAGCGTGCTCGGTGTTGTGATTCTTGCTCTGGTTGGCACTTTAGCTTCAGGTATTTTTTTCTTGTCACAGAGCGGAGATGAAGACGGAAAAATCGGGATCGTCCCTGCACACTCTGTTGGCGTTGTTGAACTTAGTGGCGAGATTATGGAATCAAAAAAGATCATTAAAGACTTGGACCGTTTTTCCAGAAATAAAGAGATCAAGGCGCTGGTCGTAAAAATTGATTCGCCCGGCGGCGCTGTCGGCGCTAGCGAAGAAATCTTTCGTGCGATTAAACGCGTTGATGCGGTTAAGCCGGTAATCTGTTCACTTGGAAACATTGCCGCCTCGGGAGGACTTTATGCCTCAATGGGTTGTCGTAAGATTTATACGCAAAATGGGACACTCACCGGATCGATTGGCGTGATTATGATGATGCCTAATGTGTCTGAAATTGTTGCTAAACTTGGATTCCAAATGAATATCGTAAAGTCCGGTCGCTTCAAGGATACCGGCTCGCCATTTCGCAAAATGACAGAAGACGATCAAAGCTTAATTCAAGGTCTAATTAACCAAACTTATGAGCAGTTTGTTAAGGTGATCTCAGAATCACGCAAAATTCCGGTTGAAGATGTGAAAAAATTTGCCGACGGAAGAATTATTCTTGGCGAGCAGTCTGTCGCACTTAAACTTGCTGATGTCGTCGGAGATTTGCACGACGCTGCAAACGATGCTCTTACTCAGGCTGGTGAACCTAATCAGAAGCCCCATCTTGTATACCCACCGAAGAAAAAAGGGATTATGGGATTTGTCGAAGGTGCTGAAGAAAGCGTATTTTTTAGACTATTCCGGATGTTATCTGGTCCGAAAATTTATTATTTAGCTTTGAGTTAA
- a CDS encoding FliI/YscN family ATPase produces MQSTVEINKYSRLIDFNRVSSCTIRGQVRTVKGLVIEAELVGAEIGSIVNISRPKITTIQHSQHQNNFIKAQVVGFENSTAILLPYSDTKGLFPGASVEILPTKHELAVGNFLLGKALNSLGEVITDTLELELNQQINHPTPTYIDLNSSPPPTLQRQPVNTQLITGIRALDGFCPIAHGQRLAIFAEPGVGKSSLMTMLARSSAAEINIIALIGERSREVGEFHRELLKPELRNKTILVVSTSDEPALSRATAALTATRIAEYFRDQGKNVLLQIDSLTRLCRAMRDVGLAAGEMPVRRGYPPSVFAALPKLLERAGTGTTGSITAFYTMLLSADIDEDPMVEEVKGILDGHIILSRRLAERSHYPAIDILRSLSRLQTKLQPPQIIKATQKIKKLISRLENDRDLLTLGGKADSELQSALQLEKYIEDFLVQNINSETNLLETNDQLREIANAAEHFRPSATQPS; encoded by the coding sequence ATGCAATCTACTGTCGAAATAAATAAATACTCGAGACTAATCGATTTTAACCGCGTCAGCTCCTGCACAATCCGCGGTCAGGTCCGCACCGTCAAAGGCCTTGTCATCGAAGCCGAACTAGTCGGCGCAGAAATCGGTAGCATCGTCAATATCTCCCGCCCCAAAATCACCACAATTCAACACTCCCAACATCAAAATAATTTTATCAAAGCTCAAGTAGTAGGCTTCGAAAATTCAACCGCAATCTTACTGCCCTACTCCGACACAAAAGGCCTCTTCCCCGGCGCCTCAGTTGAAATCCTCCCCACAAAACACGAACTCGCCGTCGGCAACTTCTTGCTCGGCAAAGCACTCAATAGCCTCGGTGAAGTAATTACAGATACTCTTGAATTAGAACTCAACCAGCAAATAAACCACCCCACCCCAACCTACATCGATCTCAATTCCAGCCCACCACCTACACTCCAACGCCAACCCGTCAATACACAACTTATCACCGGCATCCGCGCACTCGATGGCTTCTGTCCAATCGCTCACGGCCAACGCCTAGCAATTTTTGCTGAACCTGGCGTCGGAAAGTCCAGCTTAATGACCATGCTCGCACGCTCCTCCGCTGCCGAAATCAACATCATCGCACTCATCGGTGAACGCAGCCGCGAAGTCGGAGAATTTCACCGCGAACTATTAAAACCAGAACTCCGCAACAAAACAATTCTTGTCGTCAGCACCAGCGATGAACCCGCCCTCTCTCGCGCTACCGCCGCACTCACCGCCACTCGAATTGCAGAATATTTTCGCGATCAAGGAAAAAATGTCCTACTACAAATCGACTCACTCACTCGACTCTGCCGAGCAATGCGCGACGTTGGACTCGCCGCCGGCGAAATGCCCGTACGCCGCGGCTACCCCCCATCCGTCTTCGCCGCACTACCCAAACTACTCGAACGCGCAGGCACAGGTACAACCGGCAGCATCACCGCCTTCTACACTATGCTCCTTAGCGCCGATATCGACGAAGACCCCATGGTCGAAGAAGTCAAAGGAATCCTCGATGGACACATCATCCTCAGTCGCCGCCTTGCCGAACGTAGCCACTACCCCGCAATCGACATCCTACGCTCCCTTTCACGACTGCAAACAAAACTACAGCCGCCCCAAATCATCAAAGCAACTCAAAAAATCAAAAAACTCATTTCACGCTTAGAAAACGATCGCGACCTACTAACCCTCGGCGGTAAAGCCGACTCAGAACTACAATCCGCCCTCCAACTTGAAAAATATATCGAAGATTTTCTTGTTCAGAATATTAATTCAGAAACGAACTTACTGGAAACAAATGATCAATTACGAGAAATCGCTAACGCCGCAGAACACTTCAGACCTTCAGCTACGCAGCCATCCTAG
- a CDS encoding DEAD/DEAH box helicase: MTKRDKTIKELKRDFFQGIGVPKETAFKPDEFQLEAIKLLEERVDTLVIAPTGAGKTYIAIEAIRATMARGEKAVYTAPLKAVSNAKYADFKRRFEPEYSVGILTGDRKIASDSSVVVATTEIYRNELYSGEGRYSLVVLDEFHYLADPQRGPVWEESIILSPQTATLLLLSASISNAQQVAAWIEEVRKKPVRIVTVKERPVALRLGFLHSDFGVIPLLDDDGQILPEVNHYYSGDRMFFPKGARRGSYRGNRRRG; encoded by the coding sequence GTGACTAAACGAGATAAGACAATCAAAGAATTAAAACGCGACTTTTTTCAAGGCATTGGCGTGCCTAAGGAAACTGCTTTTAAGCCGGACGAATTTCAGCTTGAGGCGATTAAGTTGCTTGAAGAAAGAGTTGATACTTTAGTAATTGCACCGACAGGCGCAGGCAAGACTTATATTGCGATTGAAGCAATTCGAGCCACAATGGCTCGTGGAGAAAAAGCTGTATATACAGCTCCGTTAAAAGCTGTGTCTAACGCAAAGTATGCAGACTTTAAGCGGCGCTTTGAGCCGGAATATTCTGTAGGAATTTTAACTGGCGATCGCAAAATTGCCTCTGACTCATCGGTAGTTGTTGCCACTACTGAAATTTACCGCAATGAACTTTATTCTGGTGAGGGGCGCTATAGTCTGGTTGTGCTCGATGAATTTCACTATTTAGCTGATCCGCAGCGGGGCCCTGTATGGGAAGAAAGTATTATCTTATCACCGCAAACTGCCACTCTACTTTTACTCTCGGCCTCGATTTCTAATGCTCAGCAAGTTGCTGCCTGGATTGAGGAAGTGCGTAAGAAGCCAGTGCGGATTGTGACAGTTAAAGAGCGTCCGGTTGCCTTACGGCTTGGATTTTTGCATTCAGACTTTGGGGTGATCCCACTACTTGATGATGATGGTCAAATTCTTCCCGAAGTGAACCACTATTATAGTGGAGATCGGATGTTTTTCCCCAAGGGTGCACGTCGTGGCAGTTATCGTGGAAACCGGAGGCGCGGTTAA
- a CDS encoding glycosyltransferase family 39 protein yields the protein MSASQQSSSKFRAFFLSIIVFLWLYLPVHSRPFTSRGEAREAVVVEDMIRQNNYILPRRNDEAYPSKPPLLHWTAVLGRNLITKITGVESEGFIRLPSALASATTCGIVYFIAATNIGPTAGIVAALGLLSTFEWLRYSTLGRVDLLFSLMIFLSLVCLARVLSNKDGCFADSAFLGLFLGFATLTKGPAAIVLIGVTALLDQSYQQRRIFPKFPVKHLSFAAFTALALALPWYYFAYKIGGEQFLDVQLMRENVARLTGDEGYNIGHRQAFYVAPLLFFLVLIPWVFYLPVFYTAAIKRTQIRIPQTTIFISYAIVLLTFCSIAASKRTVYFISALPGLVLIFADILTNTSFLNFNAGKFTKWIFNILTVTLGTLLIAICLGVLVPDLALKLLPLSDKLLRKTYTFIPILQFNSWAIIFLLLGCYCFFKARVNLANPLYMIFGCLAVISYAQVGPAQGYSELVSPAEFAQDISARINPHDSLVQYRLDYYPLVYYAKRPIPFLDTLPLLKDSYVIGIESTAAELTQAGCNLMTASEKLIFRGRERLGLYFCKGH from the coding sequence ATGTCGGCGTCGCAACAATCAAGCTCTAAATTTAGGGCATTTTTTCTAAGCATTATTGTCTTTTTATGGCTCTATCTACCGGTGCACAGCCGACCCTTTACCTCACGGGGCGAAGCACGAGAGGCAGTGGTTGTTGAAGATATGATACGACAGAATAATTATATTTTACCACGAAGAAATGACGAAGCTTACCCCTCCAAACCTCCACTACTACATTGGACTGCCGTTTTAGGTCGTAACTTAATCACAAAGATTACCGGAGTAGAGTCTGAGGGTTTTATTCGCCTTCCATCAGCACTAGCATCTGCAACTACTTGTGGAATCGTTTATTTTATTGCGGCAACAAACATTGGCCCGACTGCCGGCATAGTTGCAGCATTGGGATTACTTTCCACATTTGAATGGCTACGTTACAGCACACTCGGTAGGGTCGATTTACTTTTTAGCTTAATGATTTTTTTAAGCTTAGTCTGCCTCGCCCGCGTACTCAGCAATAAAGACGGATGTTTTGCGGATAGCGCTTTTTTAGGTTTGTTTCTAGGTTTTGCAACTCTGACTAAAGGCCCCGCAGCAATCGTGCTCATTGGTGTCACTGCACTGCTCGATCAAAGCTATCAACAACGGCGCATTTTCCCTAAGTTTCCAGTCAAACATTTAAGCTTTGCAGCATTTACAGCGCTTGCGCTCGCTCTACCGTGGTATTATTTTGCCTACAAAATAGGCGGAGAACAATTTTTAGATGTGCAACTAATGCGCGAAAATGTTGCCCGACTGACCGGGGACGAAGGTTATAATATCGGCCACCGTCAGGCCTTCTACGTAGCTCCACTATTATTTTTCCTGGTGCTGATCCCCTGGGTATTTTATTTACCAGTATTTTATACTGCGGCAATTAAGCGCACGCAGATTCGCATACCGCAGACAACAATTTTTATTAGTTATGCGATTGTGCTTTTAACTTTCTGCTCGATCGCAGCCAGCAAGCGCACTGTATATTTTATTTCTGCACTTCCTGGTTTAGTCTTAATCTTTGCCGACATTCTCACCAATACTTCATTCTTGAATTTCAACGCAGGAAAGTTTACTAAATGGATTTTTAATATCCTGACTGTCACACTTGGCACTTTATTGATCGCAATTTGCCTAGGAGTCCTTGTCCCAGACTTGGCCCTGAAGTTATTACCGCTTTCTGACAAGTTACTACGCAAAACTTACACTTTTATCCCGATTCTACAGTTCAATAGCTGGGCCATAATTTTTCTCTTACTCGGCTGCTACTGTTTTTTTAAGGCTCGGGTTAATCTTGCTAACCCGCTGTACATGATTTTTGGCTGCCTAGCTGTGATTAGCTATGCACAAGTCGGACCTGCCCAAGGCTACAGCGAACTAGTTTCCCCAGCAGAATTTGCTCAAGATATTTCCGCAAGAATCAACCCTCATGATAGTTTAGTGCAGTACCGCCTCGACTATTATCCGCTCGTTTACTACGCAAAACGACCGATTCCTTTCCTGGATACACTGCCTCTGCTCAAGGATAGCTATGTGATCGGTATTGAATCGACTGCAGCTGAACTAACACAGGCCGGTTGCAACTTAATGACTGCCAGTGAAAAGCTAATCTTTCGTGGGCGTGAACGCCTCGGCTTATATTTCTGTAAAGGACATTAG
- the dusB gene encoding tRNA dihydrouridine synthase DusB, translating into MRNTEFNIEKIKISPGLVLAPMSGVTNSAFRRLIKLENPKTVGLVVTEFISIEGLTRQNLKSLNMMKYAEWERPISIQIFGSDLERMVEAAKMVEDAGADILDINSGCPVPRVVKRGGGCELMRQPEHLGKMLAAVKQAIKIPLTLKCRTGWDEKHRNVFEIAKIAEDSGVAMLAVHGRTRVQLYRGEADWQVIEQVANTVKIPVIGSGDVTSAGFAQQVFKNNIAGLMIGRGALQNPWIFNELVEGPADTKQAIPELVRVIKRYTELLKEDFPDKAIIGKLKQLATQAIREFRGAQELRKALCLTPNLQLFLETLGRAEEIVSAAAVSGFEQIDASDSAFQVEAEHVNDRSYA; encoded by the coding sequence ATGCGGAACACGGAATTTAACATCGAGAAAATTAAGATTTCTCCAGGATTGGTTTTGGCGCCGATGTCGGGCGTGACGAATTCTGCTTTCCGTAGATTAATTAAACTCGAGAATCCCAAAACCGTCGGCCTTGTTGTTACGGAGTTTATCAGTATTGAAGGTTTAACTCGGCAAAATCTCAAATCATTAAACATGATGAAGTATGCTGAATGGGAGCGGCCGATTTCTATTCAAATTTTCGGATCAGATCTTGAGCGCATGGTTGAGGCGGCCAAAATGGTGGAAGATGCTGGAGCAGATATTCTGGATATTAATTCTGGCTGCCCTGTGCCACGTGTAGTTAAGCGCGGAGGCGGTTGTGAGTTGATGCGGCAGCCTGAGCATTTAGGCAAAATGCTTGCTGCTGTTAAGCAAGCAATCAAGATTCCCCTAACTTTAAAGTGCCGTACCGGCTGGGATGAAAAGCATAGAAATGTTTTCGAAATTGCAAAGATTGCTGAAGACTCTGGCGTGGCGATGCTGGCTGTTCACGGACGTACTCGTGTGCAGCTTTATCGTGGTGAAGCTGATTGGCAAGTGATCGAGCAAGTTGCCAATACTGTAAAAATTCCTGTGATTGGCAGCGGTGATGTGACTTCCGCGGGCTTTGCTCAGCAAGTTTTTAAGAATAATATTGCCGGACTAATGATTGGGCGTGGGGCGTTACAAAATCCATGGATCTTTAATGAATTAGTTGAAGGGCCTGCAGATACGAAGCAAGCGATTCCAGAGTTAGTGCGTGTAATTAAGCGTTATACGGAGTTACTCAAGGAAGATTTCCCGGACAAGGCAATCATTGGCAAACTCAAACAGCTTGCTACGCAAGCGATTAGAGAGTTTCGCGGTGCTCAAGAATTGCGCAAGGCCCTATGTTTGACCCCAAACTTGCAGCTTTTCTTAGAGACTCTAGGACGTGCTGAAGAAATCGTCTCTGCCGCAGCAGTGTCTGGTTTTGAGCAAATTGATGCTTCAGATTCTGCTTTTCAGGTAGAAGCTGAACATGTAAATGACAGATCTTATGCTTAG
- a CDS encoding response regulator transcription factor: protein MTATATKILLIEDEEVVRLGLEENLKCEGYEVISCENGRLGLEAFQAQNPDLVILDVMMPEMDGLEVCRNIRSSRDDIPVIMLTAKCAEIDKVVGLELGADDYLTKPFAIRELIARIKAVLRRAKARPQQESATPTTEKPVEQLNFGVVEIDFKSYRARRGQQELELSAKEFELLKFLAKNEDIPVSRDVLLDQVWGYNSYPTTRTVDNFIARLRQKLEDIPDRPRHILTVHGVGYKFVANS from the coding sequence ATGACGGCAACAGCAACTAAAATACTTCTTATCGAAGACGAGGAAGTTGTACGTCTGGGTCTTGAAGAAAACCTCAAATGTGAAGGCTATGAAGTGATCTCCTGCGAGAATGGCCGCCTCGGCCTTGAAGCATTCCAAGCTCAAAATCCCGATCTCGTGATTCTTGACGTAATGATGCCAGAAATGGATGGGCTTGAAGTCTGTCGCAATATTCGCTCAAGCCGCGACGATATCCCAGTCATTATGCTTACTGCGAAATGCGCCGAAATCGATAAAGTTGTAGGCCTCGAACTTGGAGCCGATGACTATCTCACTAAACCTTTTGCTATTCGAGAACTAATCGCCCGCATTAAAGCTGTACTGCGCCGCGCTAAGGCCCGACCACAGCAAGAAAGTGCTACGCCGACTACAGAAAAACCAGTCGAACAGCTTAACTTTGGTGTTGTTGAAATTGATTTTAAGTCTTATCGCGCACGCCGCGGCCAACAGGAACTCGAACTCTCAGCCAAGGAATTTGAACTGCTCAAGTTTCTTGCAAAAAATGAAGATATTCCAGTCTCTCGCGATGTGCTCCTCGATCAAGTTTGGGGCTACAATAGTTACCCCACAACTCGCACTGTCGATAACTTCATCGCACGCCTGCGCCAAAAACTAGAAGACATTCCGGATCGCCCCCGCCACATCCTGACAGTTCATGGGGTGGGCTATAAATTTGTTGCCAACAGTTAG
- a CDS encoding flavin reductase family protein: MQNEFSSFDSKSLPAKEIYKLMIGSIIPRPIAFITTINTSGSINLAPFSYFNGVSSSPPCLSVSFADKPDDTKKDTLNNILRTKEFVVNTTSVTMIDAVADSAADYPAEVSELDLLSLETLPAALIKTPRLKIAPVQMECKLYTTLEIGRNTLVIGEILMFHCRSDSFSGTKSDAQRIDPLARLGGANYATIGKIINHPTPDVKTK; encoded by the coding sequence ATGCAGAATGAATTTTCTAGTTTCGACTCCAAATCCCTTCCCGCGAAAGAAATCTATAAATTAATGATTGGGTCGATTATTCCACGGCCAATTGCATTTATCACAACCATCAACACTTCCGGCTCAATTAACCTTGCGCCATTTAGCTATTTTAATGGCGTATCTAGTAGCCCACCATGTTTATCCGTCTCCTTTGCCGATAAACCAGATGACACAAAAAAAGATACGCTAAACAATATCCTACGCACAAAAGAATTCGTCGTGAATACGACAAGCGTTACAATGATTGATGCAGTTGCAGATTCAGCAGCGGACTATCCGGCAGAAGTAAGCGAACTCGATCTACTAAGCCTAGAAACACTACCTGCCGCACTGATTAAAACCCCACGCTTAAAAATTGCCCCCGTACAGATGGAGTGCAAACTTTATACAACGCTCGAGATTGGCCGAAATACGCTAGTGATCGGAGAGATCCTCATGTTCCATTGCCGCAGCGACTCATTTTCTGGCACTAAAAGTGATGCTCAGCGGATTGACCCACTAGCTCGATTGGGCGGAGCAAATTACGCTACCATCGGTAAAATCATAAATCATCCGACTCCAGACGTTAAAACAAAGTAA